In Pseudomonadota bacterium, a single genomic region encodes these proteins:
- the nuoE gene encoding NADH-quinone oxidoreductase subunit NuoE gives MPEKIESILQKYSRGQDELIPILQGVQKEFGYISLESVKKISRYLRITENQIYGVSSFYAQFRFTSPGRHLIKACRGTACHVRGAQRILEEVKKQLGITEGETTPDLEYSLETVACIGCCALAPCIMINEEVHGRLSDKGVANIFSKKGTEGESDDTN, from the coding sequence TTGCCTGAAAAAATCGAATCTATCCTTCAAAAATATAGCCGGGGACAGGACGAACTGATACCAATTTTACAGGGTGTACAGAAGGAATTTGGTTATATTTCACTGGAATCGGTAAAAAAAATTTCAAGATACCTCCGTATCACCGAAAATCAGATCTATGGTGTTTCTTCGTTTTATGCCCAATTTCGGTTTACTTCACCCGGTCGGCATTTGATAAAGGCCTGCCGAGGGACAGCTTGCCATGTTCGTGGTGCACAGCGGATATTGGAAGAAGTGAAGAAACAACTTGGTATCACGGAAGGTGAAACCACACCTGACTTAGAATACTCACTCGAAACAGTGGCTTGTATAGGGTGTTGTGCACTGGCGCCGTGCATTATGATAAATGAAGAAGTACATGGGCGATTGAGCGACAAGGGCGTAGCTAATATATTTAGCAAGAAAGGGACGGAGGGTGAGAGTGATGACACAAACTGA
- a CDS encoding 2Fe-2S iron-sulfur cluster-binding protein, translating into MTKEKILSITIDNKKVEVRPGLTILQAARENNVFIPSLCTLEHLPSYGACRLCVVEVDGLRGFPTSCTTPVEEGMVIRTDTAEIRSLRQEVLKLLLSEHPASCLFCTEQSECRQYQGTIRKVGATTP; encoded by the coding sequence ATGACAAAAGAAAAGATATTATCTATTACCATTGACAACAAAAAGGTAGAGGTCCGTCCAGGTTTGACCATACTCCAGGCCGCCCGTGAGAACAATGTCTTTATCCCCTCTCTATGTACCCTTGAACATCTGCCTTCATATGGTGCCTGTCGGTTGTGCGTGGTTGAGGTTGATGGTTTAAGGGGTTTCCCTACATCGTGTACAACGCCCGTGGAAGAAGGTATGGTAATTCGGACTGATACTGCTGAGATAAGAAGCTTGAGACAGGAGGTGCTTAAGCTACTCTTAAGCGAACATCCTGCAAGCTGCCTTTTCTGTACGGAGCAAAGTGAATGCAGACAATATCAGGGCACTATCCGTAAGGTGGGGGCGACTACACCGTAA
- a CDS encoding NADH-quinone oxidoreductase subunit NuoF gives MTQTENTRTILICHGTGCVSSKSPEIRTALEKETQRLGITTKLTGCHGFCQQGPIVIVEPDGVFYTRVGVEDVTDIVNSHLQNNKPVGRLFYQDPTTGKRIQHYRDIPFYKMQQRLILRNCGHINPEEIDDYLAVGGYEALKKVLFEMTPEKVIENINISGLRGRGGAGFPTGRKWEICSKASGEEKYIICNADEGDPGAFMDRSILEADPHSVLEGMSIAAHTVGAKKGFIYVRAEYPLAVKRLEIAIAQARKKGFLGKDILGSGFDFDIEIFEGAGAFVCGEETALIESIEGRRGMPRHRPPFPVQSGLWGKPTLINNVKTLAYTPLIIVRGADWFSDIGTERSKGTAVFSITGKVANCGLVEVPMGTTLHEIIYGIGGGIPNRKKFKAVQTGGPSGGCLSEEFLGLPVDYESLTSAGSIMGSGGLVVMDEDTCIVDVAKYFLDFTQKESCGKCVPCRVGTRLMFEILDRITHGEGTAEDLLALRTLGDTIKKGALCGLGQTAPNPVLTTLRYFSNEYLEHIKEYRCRASVCKDLIEFKVIREKCTGCQSCVRICPTGAITGPRSKPHNIDASKCIKCRSCYEICRFDAIAGNAIVIRTVEKKS, from the coding sequence ATGACACAAACTGAGAATACCCGTACTATTTTAATCTGTCATGGAACTGGCTGTGTATCTTCGAAATCCCCCGAGATTCGGACAGCACTAGAAAAAGAAACTCAGCGATTAGGAATCACCACCAAGCTTACTGGTTGTCATGGTTTCTGTCAGCAAGGACCTATAGTTATTGTCGAACCTGATGGGGTATTCTATACACGGGTTGGAGTAGAGGATGTAACAGATATTGTTAACTCTCATTTACAAAACAATAAACCTGTTGGTCGTCTTTTTTATCAAGATCCGACTACGGGCAAGCGAATTCAACATTATAGAGATATACCCTTCTACAAGATGCAGCAACGTTTAATCCTACGCAATTGCGGCCATATTAATCCGGAAGAAATCGATGATTATCTTGCGGTAGGTGGATACGAGGCATTGAAAAAGGTACTTTTTGAAATGACACCAGAGAAAGTTATTGAGAATATCAATATCTCTGGTTTAAGAGGTAGAGGCGGTGCTGGCTTCCCTACAGGCCGAAAGTGGGAAATCTGTTCTAAGGCGTCTGGTGAAGAAAAATATATAATCTGCAACGCTGACGAAGGTGACCCAGGTGCGTTTATGGATAGGAGTATATTAGAGGCAGATCCTCATTCTGTGTTAGAAGGGATGAGTATTGCGGCTCATACTGTTGGTGCGAAGAAGGGTTTTATTTATGTGCGTGCAGAATATCCTCTTGCGGTGAAACGTTTAGAAATTGCTATCGCCCAAGCTAGAAAAAAGGGATTTCTTGGTAAAGATATTCTAGGAAGTGGCTTCGATTTTGATATAGAGATTTTTGAGGGAGCAGGAGCTTTCGTATGTGGTGAGGAAACTGCCTTAATAGAATCTATTGAAGGAAGGCGGGGCATGCCTCGGCATCGGCCACCATTTCCTGTTCAATCTGGATTATGGGGCAAGCCAACACTGATCAATAACGTAAAAACCTTAGCATATACGCCTCTGATCATTGTTCGAGGTGCAGATTGGTTTAGTGATATTGGAACTGAGCGAAGTAAGGGCACCGCAGTCTTTTCCATAACAGGTAAAGTAGCAAACTGTGGACTGGTAGAAGTGCCTATGGGAACTACATTGCATGAAATCATCTATGGTATTGGTGGCGGAATTCCCAACCGTAAAAAATTTAAGGCTGTTCAGACTGGAGGTCCATCGGGAGGATGTTTATCAGAGGAATTTCTTGGTCTACCTGTTGATTATGAGTCATTAACGTCTGCTGGTTCGATAATGGGTTCTGGTGGGCTTGTTGTAATGGATGAGGACACGTGTATTGTAGATGTGGCAAAATATTTTCTCGACTTCACCCAGAAAGAGTCATGCGGCAAATGCGTCCCATGCCGTGTGGGAACAAGACTCATGTTTGAGATACTTGACAGAATAACCCATGGCGAAGGTACTGCTGAAGACCTGTTGGCCTTAAGGACATTAGGCGACACAATAAAGAAGGGGGCACTCTGTGGTCTCGGTCAAACTGCTCCCAATCCTGTTCTCACTACATTGAGGTATTTCAGCAATGAATATCTCGAACATATAAAGGAGTACCGGTGCCGTGCAAGTGTTTGCAAGGACCTTATTGAGTTTAAGGTGATCAGAGAGAAATGTACCGGCTGTCAATCATGTGTCAGGATTTGTCCTACAGGCGCAATCACAGGACCAAGATCAAAGCCACACAATATCGATGCATCGAAATGCATCAAGTGTCGTTCCTGTTATGAAATTTGCCGTTTTGACGCTATTGCTGGCAATGCTATTGTGATTCGAACTGTGGAGAAAAAATCATGA
- a CDS encoding ATP-binding protein, with protein sequence CNGSQIHRYRSRISGPLIDRIDIHIEVPPVTIRELSLDREGESSEKIRERVIKARKIQEERFKGKKIYANSQMTTRMIKKYCPLNDNAEILLEKAIEKFGLSPRAYHRIQKVARTIADLEMKENIEESYVAEAIQYRVLDRRLAF encoded by the coding sequence CTGCAATGGTTCCCAGATTCACAGGTACAGATCAAGGATTTCCGGACCCCTGATTGACAGAATAGATATACACATTGAAGTACCTCCTGTGACTATTCGAGAGCTTTCACTCGACAGGGAAGGGGAATCGTCAGAAAAGATCAGGGAGAGGGTAATAAAAGCTCGCAAGATTCAGGAGGAGAGATTCAAAGGAAAGAAGATATATGCAAATAGCCAGATGACAACAAGAATGATAAAGAAATACTGTCCTTTGAATGATAATGCCGAAATACTCCTTGAAAAGGCTATTGAAAAATTTGGTCTTTCCCCCCGTGCCTACCACAGGATTCAGAAGGTTGCAAGGACTATTGCAGACCTTGAAATGAAGGAAAATATAGAAGAGTCTTATGTGGCAGAGGCGATTCAATACAGGGTACTCGATAGAAGACTGGCGTTTTAG